Proteins co-encoded in one Prunus persica cultivar Lovell chromosome G6, Prunus_persica_NCBIv2, whole genome shotgun sequence genomic window:
- the LOC109949543 gene encoding cyclic nucleotide-gated ion channel 1-like isoform X2, which produces MKSHLTLKNLSYMGRIIRDMLGTRCIRDMLGTRCIRRMFGIPYVRREEVWSMTMGILAALPVPQMAILVFFPTLRASRAVNRMRIMNSLILLQYVPRIYPIYRHCKDLNKNKLDNCISDQIERKTWVPGLLNFILYILASYVFGTFWYFFSIQRQVECWGHACQSGNGCEFRIFDCDDDVTLRNVTLLNDLCPINPSNAKVFDFGIYLDALQSGMLGSTDFPRKVLQCFSWGVRNLSSFGSNLRTSMNAWETLFVVSICISGLLLFIYLLGHLQTFMQATNKEYWIRRKMWKIDSDIIRMSDEYGLSNNTEDIHKIVRRQLRREEDLDVENIFSILPFYVQNIIKRHLLLPKLKKVPTLQGIDENVLADIFLDHLEQVIYDGGNYIIREGEPLDMMIFISRGSVLTYNTSSTGHVGGGSGLSNTIGRLTGGDFYGQELISWATTSTSFSDLPISSKTLKSLEKVEVFAIRASVLLHIVSKHKEYFKTETQHPHPTDSNLIEINEHGNLKLLHMQYCARSGTHLLASYL; this is translated from the exons ATGAAGAGCCATCTGACTCTCAAAA ATCTCTCCTACATGGGGCGCATTATTCGTGATATGCTTGGTACTCGTTGTATTCGTGATATGCTTGGTACTCGTTGTATTCGTCGTATGTTTGGTATTCCTTATGTAAGACGAGAAGAAGTTTGGAGCATGACAATGGGAATTTTAGCTGCTCTTCCTGTTCCGCAA ATGgcaattttagttttctttccaACGCTCAGGGCCTCCAGGGCTGTGAACAGAATGAGGATTATGAATTCACTTATTCTGTTGCAGTACGTGCCACGAATTTATCCAATATACAGACACTGCAAAGATCTTAACAAGAATAAACTCGACAATTGTATTTCTGATCAAATAGAGCGTAAAACATGGGTCCCAGGGCTTCTCAATTTCATCCTATATATCCTTGCTAGTTAT GTATTCGGAACATTTTGGTATTTCTTTTCTATTCAACGACAGGTAGAATGTTGGGGGCATGCTTGCCAAAGTGGAAATGGATGTGAGTTCCGTATTTTTGAttgtgatgatgatgttacACTCAGAAATGTGACGCTTCTAAATGATTTATGCCCCATAAATCCATCAAATGCAAAAGTATTCGATTTCGGTATATATCTTGATGCTCTCCAGTCTGGCATGTTGGGGTCAACAGATTTTCCGCGAAAGGTCTTGCAGTGTTTCTCCTGGGGCGTACGAAATCTAAG TTCTTTTGGTTCGAACCTCAGGACCAGTATGAATGCATGGGAAACCCTCTTTGTGGTTTCTATTTGTATAAGTGGCCTGCTACTGTTTATATATCTCCTTGGACATTTACAG ACATTTATGCAGGCGACTAACAAGGAATATTGGATTCGGCGGAAGATGTGGAAGATAGATTCAGACATAATACGAATGTCAGATGAATATGGCCTCTCTAACAATACAGAGGATATCCATAAAATAGTACGAAGACAACTTCGACGAGAGGAAGATCTTGATGTGGAGAATATATTCTCTATTCTTCCCTTCTACGTTCAGAATATTATCAAGCGCCATCTCTTATTGCCTAAACTAAAGAAA GTGCcaacgcttcaaggtatagaCGAAAACGTGTTGGCTGACATATTCTTGGATCATCTTGAGCAAGTAATCTATGATGGAGGCAACTATATTATTCGAGAAGGGGAGCCACTTGATATGATGATCTTCATCTCACGGGGCAGTGTTCTTACCTACAACACTAGTAGTACTGGCCATGTTGGAGGAGGAAGTGGCTTGTCAAACACTATAGGTCGGCTTACTGGGGGTGATTTCTATGGACAAGAACTTATAAGTTGGGCAACGACATCAACCTCCTTTTCCGACTTGCCCATCTCCAGCAAAACCCTCAAGTCTCTTGAAAAAGTTGAAGTCTTTGCCATAAGAGCTTCTGTTTTACTGCATATTGTCTCTAAACACAAGGAGTATTTCAAGACAGAGACACAGCATCCCCACCCAACGGATAGCAATCTTATTGAGATAAATGAACATGGCAATCTTAAGTTATTACATATGCAATATTGTGCAAGGTCAGGTACCCACTTGTTAGCTAGCTACCTATAA
- the LOC109949543 gene encoding cyclic nucleotide-gated ion channel 1-like isoform X1, with product MKSDTIFVIFYILSVFLDPLLLYSLILNDDRKCVVVDTKLKKIAIVLRSLADLSYMGRIIRDMLGTRCIRDMLGTRCIRRMFGIPYVRREEVWSMTMGILAALPVPQMAILVFFPTLRASRAVNRMRIMNSLILLQYVPRIYPIYRHCKDLNKNKLDNCISDQIERKTWVPGLLNFILYILASYVFGTFWYFFSIQRQVECWGHACQSGNGCEFRIFDCDDDVTLRNVTLLNDLCPINPSNAKVFDFGIYLDALQSGMLGSTDFPRKVLQCFSWGVRNLSSFGSNLRTSMNAWETLFVVSICISGLLLFIYLLGHLQTFMQATNKEYWIRRKMWKIDSDIIRMSDEYGLSNNTEDIHKIVRRQLRREEDLDVENIFSILPFYVQNIIKRHLLLPKLKKVPTLQGIDENVLADIFLDHLEQVIYDGGNYIIREGEPLDMMIFISRGSVLTYNTSSTGHVGGGSGLSNTIGRLTGGDFYGQELISWATTSTSFSDLPISSKTLKSLEKVEVFAIRASVLLHIVSKHKEYFKTETQHPHPTDSNLIEINEHGNLKLLHMQYCARSGTHLLASYL from the exons ATGAAATCGGATACGATATTTGTAATATTCTATATTTTATCTGTGTTTCTGGATCCTTTGTTACTCTACAGTCTTATCCTCAACGACGATAGGAAGTGTGTCGTAGTGgacacaaaattgaaaaaaatagctATTGTTTTGCGATCATTGGCAGATCTCTCCTACATGGGGCGCATTATTCGTGATATGCTTGGTACTCGTTGTATTCGTGATATGCTTGGTACTCGTTGTATTCGTCGTATGTTTGGTATTCCTTATGTAAGACGAGAAGAAGTTTGGAGCATGACAATGGGAATTTTAGCTGCTCTTCCTGTTCCGCAA ATGgcaattttagttttctttccaACGCTCAGGGCCTCCAGGGCTGTGAACAGAATGAGGATTATGAATTCACTTATTCTGTTGCAGTACGTGCCACGAATTTATCCAATATACAGACACTGCAAAGATCTTAACAAGAATAAACTCGACAATTGTATTTCTGATCAAATAGAGCGTAAAACATGGGTCCCAGGGCTTCTCAATTTCATCCTATATATCCTTGCTAGTTAT GTATTCGGAACATTTTGGTATTTCTTTTCTATTCAACGACAGGTAGAATGTTGGGGGCATGCTTGCCAAAGTGGAAATGGATGTGAGTTCCGTATTTTTGAttgtgatgatgatgttacACTCAGAAATGTGACGCTTCTAAATGATTTATGCCCCATAAATCCATCAAATGCAAAAGTATTCGATTTCGGTATATATCTTGATGCTCTCCAGTCTGGCATGTTGGGGTCAACAGATTTTCCGCGAAAGGTCTTGCAGTGTTTCTCCTGGGGCGTACGAAATCTAAG TTCTTTTGGTTCGAACCTCAGGACCAGTATGAATGCATGGGAAACCCTCTTTGTGGTTTCTATTTGTATAAGTGGCCTGCTACTGTTTATATATCTCCTTGGACATTTACAG ACATTTATGCAGGCGACTAACAAGGAATATTGGATTCGGCGGAAGATGTGGAAGATAGATTCAGACATAATACGAATGTCAGATGAATATGGCCTCTCTAACAATACAGAGGATATCCATAAAATAGTACGAAGACAACTTCGACGAGAGGAAGATCTTGATGTGGAGAATATATTCTCTATTCTTCCCTTCTACGTTCAGAATATTATCAAGCGCCATCTCTTATTGCCTAAACTAAAGAAA GTGCcaacgcttcaaggtatagaCGAAAACGTGTTGGCTGACATATTCTTGGATCATCTTGAGCAAGTAATCTATGATGGAGGCAACTATATTATTCGAGAAGGGGAGCCACTTGATATGATGATCTTCATCTCACGGGGCAGTGTTCTTACCTACAACACTAGTAGTACTGGCCATGTTGGAGGAGGAAGTGGCTTGTCAAACACTATAGGTCGGCTTACTGGGGGTGATTTCTATGGACAAGAACTTATAAGTTGGGCAACGACATCAACCTCCTTTTCCGACTTGCCCATCTCCAGCAAAACCCTCAAGTCTCTTGAAAAAGTTGAAGTCTTTGCCATAAGAGCTTCTGTTTTACTGCATATTGTCTCTAAACACAAGGAGTATTTCAAGACAGAGACACAGCATCCCCACCCAACGGATAGCAATCTTATTGAGATAAATGAACATGGCAATCTTAAGTTATTACATATGCAATATTGTGCAAGGTCAGGTACCCACTTGTTAGCTAGCTACCTATAA
- the LOC18773445 gene encoding pectin acetylesterase 5: MAGSMPNPRLRSLLWWRRWAKKDWAIAAVGFTVVAFALTLLSNSWRDEPDSDITRPFHPITASDLVELTLLQNAKARGALCLDGSAPGYHFKKGFGSGANNWLLHIEGGGWCNTMESCSWRKGTSLGSSKYMDHKVPFSGILSSHPSENPEFFNWNKVKIRYCDGASLAGHPENDLKNGSALFFRGQLIWEAVMDELLSVGLSKAKQALLSGCSAGGLATLIHCDDFRRLLPTDATVKCLADAGFFLDEKDVLQHRTMRAFYHDVVLLQGLAKSLHQDCVTRMEPSKCLFPEEIIKNINTPVFLVNPAYDFWQIQHILIPEASDPHGYWQKCKLNIYNCNPSQLEILQGFRGSMLKALNEFRKNKEGGMFINSCFIHCQTWITETWHSPSSPRINNKTIAESVGNWYFSRNVVKQIDCPFPCNPTCYHMNFTVFSRG, encoded by the exons ATGGCGGGGTCAATGCCAAATCCTAGGCTTCGCAGCCTGCTATGGTGGAGACGGTGGGCCAAAAAGGACTGGGCAATCGCAGCCGTCGGATTTACCGTTGTTGCCTTCGCTCTCACTCTCCTCTCCAACTCTTGGCGCGATGAACCAGACTCCGATATCACCCGCCCATTTCATCCCATCACCGCCTCCGATTTGGTCGAATTAACATTGTTGCAAAACGCTAAAGCTAGAGGCGCCC TATGTTTAGATGGAAGTGCGCCTGGCTACCATTTCAAAAAGGGCTTTGGATCTGGAGCTAACAATTGGCTGCTTCACATTGAG GGTGGAGGTTGGTGCAATACAATGGAATCTTGTTCATGGCGTAAAGGGACCTCATTAGGATCTTCCAAATACATGGACCATAAAGTTCCCTTTTCTGGGATTTTAAGTTCCCACCCATCAGAAAATCCTG AGTTCTTTAACTGGAACAAAGTCAAAATCCGGTACTGTGATGGCGCATCCTTAGCTGGCCACCCAGAAAATGACCTGAAG AATGGATCAGCACTTTTCTTTAGGGGCCAGCTCATCTGGGAAGCAGTTATGGATGAACTCTTGTCAGTTGGCTTGTCAAAAGCCAAACAG GCCCTTCTTTCGGGATGCTCTGCTGGTGGGTTGGCGACTCTTATACATTGTGATGACTTTCGACGCCTTTTGCCTACGGATGCAACTGTCAAATGTCTTGCTGATGCAGGTTTTTTTCTTGATGA GAAAGATGTTCTCCAACATCGGACCATGAGAGCTTTCTATCATGATGTTGTCCTCCTTCAG GGTTTAGCAAAAAGTTTGCACCAGGATTGTGTTACAAGAATGGAACCCTCTAAG TGTCTCTTTCCTGaagaaattattaaaaacattaacACCCCAGTGTTCCTAGTCAACCCAGCTTACGATTTTTGGCAG ATACAACATATCTTGATACCTGAAGCATCAGATCCACATGGCTATTGGCAAAAGTGCAAATTGAACATTTACAATTGCAATCCTAGCCAGCTTGAAATACTACAAG GGTTCCGCGGTTCGATGCTGAAGGCACTGAATGAATTCCGAAAAAATAAGGAGGGAGGAATGTTTATAAATTCATGTTTTATTCATTGCCAGACGTGGATAACTGAGACATGGCATTCACCAAGTTCTCCACGAATAAACAATAAG ACAATTGCAGAGTCTGTGGGCAATTGGTACTTTAGTCGGAATGTCGTAAAGCAAATCGACTGCCCATTTCCATGCAATCCCACCTGCTATCATATGAATTTCACTGTTTTCTCACGAGGTTGA
- the LOC18772217 gene encoding probable protein phosphatase 2C 4: MGNRVAKAGRCFCTAGEISQRHDNSVGVPDPLDEGFGHSFCYFRPDSETSSSKVSSEDPNQPTTTFRSISGASVSANTFTPLSTSLCDLYPYSAGCDRAARFESSTSFASIPLQPVPRKSYQGVASSGPIERGFLSGPIERGYLSGPIDRGLYSGPIEKECERLERSLSFGIETKPKRSLMKIIRKAISSAVSRGQKSSVAPVKGGVLVKESDSEKMGGGNATPSSTNLSSHVSLSNENEDCSGDYSMGSQNLHWAQGKAGEDRVHVVVSEEHGWVFVGIYDGFNGPDAPDYLLSNLYSAVHKELKGLLWNDKFEMEMETESSAVKSSNSYLDSGSVKEIDPPQMSNRMVHGVHGENYALENGDINADANSKRKQSNGLGNKLEETQRRWKCEWDRERPELDRKLKENLKRPVSNGVASPDPKDVLKALSEALKKTEDTFLDTADKMVTENPELALMGSCVLVMLMKGDDVYLMNVGDSRAVLARKAEPNMRRNLERISEEPSDDLDSSNADESYSLNNLTALQLTMDHSTYVKEEVQRIKNEHPDDASAIMNDRVKGYLKVTRAFGAGFLKQPKWNDALLEMFRLNYVGTAPYLTCIPSVYHHKLSRRDRLLILSSDGLYQYFTNEEAVSEVELFISSFPEGDPAQHLIEEVLFRAAKKAGMAFHELLDIPQGERRRYHDDVSIIVISLEGRIWRSSV, encoded by the exons ATGGGAAACCGCGTCGCAAAAGCTGGTCGCTGTTTCTGCACCGCCGGAGAAATATCCCAGCGACACGACAACTCCGTCGGCGTACCGGACCCACTCGACGAGGGTTTTGGCCATTCGTTTTGCTACTTCCGGCCGGACTCCGAAACGTCGTCGTCGAAGGTTTCGTCGGAGGACCCGAACCAGCCGACGACGACATTCCGATCAATCTCCGGAGCCTCAGTCAGCGCCAACACATTCACCCCTCTCTCCACTTCTCTCTGCGATCTCTATCCATACAGCGCCGGCTGCGACCGAGCGGCGAGGTTCGAGAGCTCGACCTCGTTCGCCTCCATACCTCTGCAGCCGGTGCCCCGGAAGTCGTACCAGGGAGTTGCGAGTTCGGGTCCGATCGAGAGAGGGTTCTTATCGGGCCCCATAGAGCGAGGGTACTTATCGGGTCCGATTGATCGTGGGTTGTATTCGGGTCCGATTGAGAAAGAGTGCGAGAGATTAGAGAGAAGTCTCTCTTTTGGGATTGAAACCAAACCCAAAAGGAGCTTGATGAAGATTATAAGAAAAGCGATTTCAAGTGCTGTGAGTCGTGGGCAGAAATCGAGTGTTGCGCCGGTAAAGGGAGGCGTATTGGTCAAAGAATCGGATTCGGAGAAGATGGGTGGTGGGAATGCGACTCCGAGTAGCACTAATTTGAGCAGCCATGTGAGTTTGAGCAATGAGAATGAAGATTGCAGTGGAGATTACTCCATGGGGAGCCAAAATCTTCATTGGGCGCAAGGGAAAGCGGGTGAGGATCGAGTTCATGTTGTGGTTTCAGAGGAGCATGGCTGGGTTTTTGTGGGGATTTATGATGGGTTTAATGGCCCTGATGCCCCTGATTATTTACTTTCTAATCTTTACTCTGCTGTGCACAAGGAACTCAAAGGGTTGCTCTGGAATGACAAGTTCgaaatggaaatggaaacCGAATCATCGGCAGTAAAATCATCGAATTCGTACCTGGATTCGGGTTCCGTAAAGGAAATTGATCCGCCCCAGATGAGTAATCGGATGGTTCATGGAGTTCATGGGGAGAATTATGCATTAGAAAATGGGGATATTAATGCAGATGCTAATTCAAAGAGAAAACAGAGCAATGGTTTGGGAAATAAGCTTGAGGAGACTCAGAGGCGGTGGAAGTGTGAATGGGATAGAGAAAGGCCAGAGCTTGATAGGAAGCTAAAGGAGAATTTGAAACGTCCAGTGTCAAATGGTGTGGCGTCTCCTGATCCTAAAGATGTTCTTAAAGCTCTTTCAGAGGCcctaaaaaaaacagaggataCATTTTTGGATACTGCAGATAAGATGGTGACAGAGAATCCTGAGTTGGCTCTGATGGGTTCTTGTGTTTTGGTGATGTTGATGAAGGGAGATGATGTTTACTTGATGAATGTTGGGGATAGTAGGGCGGTTTTAGCTCGGAAAGCCGAACCCAACATGCGGCGGAACTTGGAAAGGATTAGTGAAGAACCTTCAGATGATCTTGATTCATCAAATGCTGATGAAAGTTACAGTTTGAATAATTTGACTGCACTTCAGCTCACAATGGATCACAGCACATATGTGAAAGAG GAAGTTCAAAGAATAAAGAATGAACATCCTGATGATGCTTCTGCAATAATGAATGACAGAGTGAAAGGTTATTTGAAGGTCACTCGGGCCTTCGGAGCTGGCTTTCTCAAACAG ccaaaatggaatgatgCTTTGCTAGAGATGTTTAGGCTCAACTATGTTGGAACTGCTCCCTACCTCACTTGTATACCATCAGTCTACCACCACAAACTCAGCCGAAGAGACAGACTCTTAATATTGTCTTCTGATGGACTCTACCAATACTTCACCAATGAAGAAGCTGTCTCTGAAGTTGAGTTGTTCATCTCTTCGTTTCCCGAAGGAGATCCTGCACAACATCTCATCGAAGAAGTGTTGTTTCGAGCAGCAAAGAAAGCTG GAATGGCCTTCCATGAGTTGCTTGACATTCCACAGGGGGAACGCCGGAGGTACCATGATGACGTTTCGATCATTGTTATATCCTTGGAGGGAAGAATATGGCGATCATCGGtgtaa